A window of Acidimicrobiales bacterium contains these coding sequences:
- a CDS encoding type II 3-dehydroquinate dehydratase, producing MTTPLVVLLSGPNLDLLGQRQPEVYGSATLAEHVGTAEAAAKRHGLVLEHTQSNHEGVLVDAVHEARGRAEAIVINAGALTHYAWSLHDALASFDGVVVELHLSNPNARESWRHVSVVAPVADGSIVGFGGLGYELAVDAVARILAARSHAGAG from the coding sequence ATGACGACGCCCCTTGTCGTCTTGCTGTCGGGGCCCAACCTCGACCTGCTCGGTCAGCGCCAACCCGAGGTCTACGGATCGGCCACACTGGCCGAGCACGTCGGCACAGCCGAGGCCGCGGCGAAGCGCCACGGACTGGTCCTGGAGCACACCCAGTCCAACCACGAGGGTGTGCTCGTCGACGCCGTCCACGAGGCGCGAGGCCGGGCTGAGGCGATCGTCATCAACGCCGGCGCCCTGACCCACTACGCCTGGTCGTTGCACGACGCGCTGGCCAGCTTCGACGGGGTGGTCGTCGAGCTGCACCTGTCGAATCCCAACGCCCGGGAGTCCTGGCGCCACGTCTCGGTCGTGGCGCCTGTCGCCGACGGCTCCATCGTCGGTTTCGGCGGGCTCGGCTACGAGCTCGCGGTCGACGCCGTGGCCCGGATCCTGGCCGCCCGTTCCCATGCCGGTGCCGGATGA
- the pyrR gene encoding bifunctional pyr operon transcriptional regulator/uracil phosphoribosyltransferase PyrR: MTAADVHRALTRIAHEVIERNRGLERVALIGLQTGGAPLARRLAAILEEIQGTAVPMGSLDVAFYRDDIGLRPVLPEAVTSIDFEVSGRVVVMVDDVLFTGRTVRAALNALNDYGRARAVQLAVMVDRGHRELPIRPDYVGKNLPTRRDELVDVSDEGVVIGDLVGR; the protein is encoded by the coding sequence ATGACGGCGGCCGACGTGCATCGGGCGCTGACGCGCATCGCCCACGAGGTCATCGAGCGCAACCGGGGCCTCGAGCGCGTTGCCCTCATCGGGCTCCAGACCGGTGGGGCGCCGCTGGCCCGCCGGCTGGCTGCCATCCTCGAGGAGATCCAGGGGACCGCGGTGCCGATGGGCAGTCTCGACGTGGCCTTCTACCGCGACGACATCGGGCTGCGCCCGGTGCTGCCCGAGGCGGTGACGAGCATCGACTTCGAGGTGTCGGGCCGGGTCGTCGTGATGGTCGACGACGTCCTCTTCACGGGGCGCACCGTCCGGGCCGCGCTGAACGCGCTGAACGACTACGGCCGGGCTCGGGCCGTGCAGCTGGCAGTGATGGTCGACCGGGGCCATCGCGAGCTGCCCATCCGCCCCGACTACGTCGGCAAGAACCTTCCCACCCGTCGTGACGAGCTCGTCGACGTGAGCGACGAGGGCGTGGTCATCGGGGACCTGGTGGGCCGGTGA
- the nusB gene encoding transcription antitermination factor NusB — translation MSVGTRRAERERALSLLYEAEAKDLRAPALLAQLPVSPEPFVVDLVTGVDGNRDRIDELISRHAIDWTLERMPAVDRNILRLGAYELLERPDVPLGAVISEAVELAKRYSTDESGRFVNGMLASIAAETRPSTTSD, via the coding sequence ATGAGTGTCGGCACCCGCCGCGCGGAGCGCGAGCGGGCCTTGTCGCTCCTCTACGAGGCCGAGGCCAAGGACCTGCGCGCCCCCGCGCTCCTGGCCCAGCTCCCCGTGTCTCCCGAGCCGTTCGTCGTGGACCTGGTGACCGGTGTGGACGGCAACCGCGACCGCATCGACGAGCTCATCAGCCGGCACGCCATCGACTGGACGCTCGAGCGGATGCCCGCCGTCGATCGCAACATCCTGCGCCTCGGAGCCTACGAGCTGCTCGAGCGGCCCGACGTGCCACTGGGAGCGGTGATCTCCGAGGCGGTCGAGTTGGCCAAGCGGTACTCCACCGACGAGTCGGGGCGGTTCGTCAACGGCATGCTGGCGAGCATCGCCGCCGAGACTCGTCCGTCGACAACCTCCGACTGA
- the pyrC gene encoding dihydroorotase: MGRELVVRGGLVVDATGQRRVDVAVADGAVVAVEPQLEPSSDAVVLDAGGCVVAPGLVDLHTHLREPGREEAERVESGARAAALGGYTAVVAMPNTEPPIDSVAVVRQVLDLGATAAADVAVAGAITVGRDGERLAPLAEMAALGVRLFTDDGTGVQDARLMRRALEYASALDVVLAQHCEEARLAAGGQMHEGEWSSRLGVPGIPAAAEELMVHRDISLARLTGGRMHFLHLSTAASVAMVEAAKAEGLPVSAEAAPHHLCLTDAELAGYDPLFKVNPPLRGPSDVAAVRAGLASGALDAIATDHAPHPQEAKEAPFDAAPPGMIGLETALAVALTELEDCMPIGAILALLSWRPARIAGLSTEHGGPVVTGASANLCVIDPRATWVVDPAAMASRSRNTPFAGRRLTGRVRHTVYHGEPVVMDGEAQR, encoded by the coding sequence TTGGGGCGTGAGCTCGTGGTCCGCGGGGGCCTGGTGGTCGACGCGACCGGCCAGCGGCGGGTCGATGTTGCCGTGGCCGACGGCGCCGTCGTGGCTGTCGAACCCCAGCTCGAGCCGTCATCGGATGCCGTGGTGCTCGACGCCGGCGGCTGCGTCGTGGCGCCGGGGCTGGTGGACCTCCACACCCACCTGCGCGAGCCCGGCCGGGAGGAAGCCGAGCGGGTCGAGAGCGGCGCCCGCGCCGCCGCCCTGGGCGGCTACACAGCCGTGGTCGCCATGCCCAACACCGAGCCGCCGATCGACTCCGTCGCCGTGGTTCGTCAGGTCCTCGATCTCGGGGCGACGGCGGCGGCCGACGTCGCCGTGGCCGGCGCCATCACCGTGGGCCGCGACGGCGAGCGGCTCGCCCCGTTGGCGGAGATGGCCGCCCTCGGCGTGCGCCTCTTCACCGACGACGGTACGGGCGTGCAGGACGCCCGGCTCATGCGGCGGGCCCTCGAGTACGCCTCGGCGCTCGACGTCGTGCTGGCCCAGCACTGCGAGGAGGCCAGGCTGGCTGCCGGCGGACAGATGCACGAGGGCGAATGGTCCAGCCGCCTTGGCGTGCCCGGCATCCCCGCCGCCGCCGAGGAGCTCATGGTCCATCGCGACATCAGCCTGGCCCGGCTCACCGGTGGCCGCATGCATTTCCTCCATCTGTCCACTGCCGCCTCGGTGGCGATGGTGGAGGCGGCCAAGGCGGAGGGCCTGCCCGTCTCGGCCGAGGCGGCCCCTCACCACCTCTGCCTGACCGACGCCGAGCTGGCCGGCTACGACCCGTTGTTCAAGGTGAACCCGCCGCTGCGCGGCCCTTCGGACGTGGCCGCGGTGCGCGCCGGGCTCGCCAGTGGCGCCCTCGACGCCATCGCCACCGACCACGCCCCCCACCCCCAGGAGGCCAAGGAGGCTCCCTTCGACGCCGCCCCGCCGGGCATGATCGGCCTGGAGACGGCCCTGGCGGTGGCCCTGACCGAGCTCGAGGACTGCATGCCCATCGGGGCCATCCTCGCCCTGCTGTCCTGGCGGCCGGCCCGGATCGCCGGACTCTCGACCGAGCACGGCGGCCCCGTGGTGACGGGGGCGTCGGCCAACCTGTGTGTGATCGACCCGCGCGCCACCTGGGTCGTGGACCCCGCCGCGATGGCCAGCCGGAGCCGCAACACGCCGTTCGCCGGGCGCCGCCTTACCGGGCGCGTGCGCCACACCGTGTACCACGGCGAGCCCGTGGTCATGGATGGGGAGGCCCAGCGGTGA
- the efp gene encoding elongation factor P, which translates to MTVSTNDLKNGMTLDLSEGLFSVVEFQHVKPGKGGAFVRTKLKNVRTGAVLERSFRADEKVEQAVIDKREMQYLYRDGEQYVFMDTASYDQLHVEAPALGDSARFIKEGDSAVLSLYDGEIVGVDLPAAVELTVSETDPGLQGDRVSGARKPATLETGIVISVPLFVNPGDRVKVDTRSGEYLTRAQ; encoded by the coding sequence ATGACCGTATCGACCAACGACCTCAAGAACGGCATGACCCTCGACCTCTCCGAGGGGCTGTTCTCTGTGGTCGAGTTCCAGCACGTGAAGCCGGGGAAAGGCGGCGCGTTCGTGCGGACCAAGCTGAAGAACGTTCGCACCGGGGCGGTGCTGGAGCGGAGCTTCCGCGCCGACGAGAAGGTCGAGCAGGCGGTCATCGACAAGCGCGAGATGCAGTACCTGTACCGCGACGGCGAGCAGTACGTGTTCATGGACACCGCCTCCTACGATCAGCTCCATGTGGAGGCGCCTGCCCTGGGTGACTCGGCCCGCTTCATCAAGGAGGGGGACTCGGCGGTCCTCTCGCTCTACGACGGCGAGATCGTCGGGGTCGACCTGCCGGCGGCGGTCGAGCTGACGGTGTCCGAGACCGACCCGGGCCTGCAGGGTGACCGGGTCTCGGGAGCGCGCAAGCCGGCGACGCTCGAGACGGGGATCGTCATCTCGGTGCCCCTGTTCGTCAACCCCGGCGACCGTGTCAAGGTCGACACCCGCTCCGGCGAGTACCTCACCCGAGCCCAGTAG
- a CDS encoding aspartate carbamoyltransferase catalytic subunit, with translation MTGPVTTARHLLSVADLGRDGIEEVMRVTDSFVEVGQRAIPKVPALRGKTVVSLFCEDSTRTRLSFETAARRLSADIMNFSASSSSLSKGESLRDTVETIDAMGVHALVVRHASAGVPWQVASWASAAVINAGDGWHEHPTQALLDCYTIRQSLGSDRAFEGLRVAIVGDVKHSRVARSNIIAFSALGAEVTVVAPPTLLPPSLSGWPVVASHDLDTVLPKSDVVYLLRLQTERATESLLPSVREYTAGYGLTRARGRLLTERALVMHPGPMNRGVEIAAELAALPNSLVTRQVANGVAVRMAVLFLLLGSGADLGA, from the coding sequence GTGACTGGGCCGGTGACGACCGCCCGCCATCTCCTCTCGGTCGCCGATCTCGGCCGGGACGGGATCGAGGAGGTGATGCGGGTCACCGACTCGTTCGTCGAGGTCGGCCAGCGCGCCATCCCCAAGGTGCCGGCGCTGCGGGGCAAGACGGTCGTGTCGCTCTTCTGCGAGGACTCGACCCGGACCCGGCTGTCGTTCGAGACCGCAGCCCGGCGGCTCTCGGCCGACATCATGAACTTCTCGGCGTCGTCGTCCTCGTTGAGCAAGGGCGAGTCCCTCCGCGACACGGTCGAGACGATCGACGCCATGGGCGTGCATGCGCTCGTGGTCCGCCACGCCTCCGCCGGCGTGCCCTGGCAGGTGGCCTCGTGGGCATCGGCAGCGGTGATCAACGCCGGGGACGGGTGGCACGAGCACCCCACGCAAGCCCTCCTGGACTGTTACACGATCCGTCAGAGCCTCGGGTCCGACCGGGCCTTCGAGGGCCTCCGCGTCGCCATCGTCGGTGACGTGAAGCACAGCCGGGTGGCGCGCTCGAACATCATCGCCTTCTCGGCGCTCGGCGCCGAGGTCACGGTCGTGGCACCCCCGACGCTGCTGCCCCCGTCGCTCTCCGGATGGCCGGTCGTGGCGAGCCACGATCTGGACACCGTGCTGCCCAAGTCCGACGTGGTGTACCTGCTGCGGCTCCAGACCGAGCGGGCCACCGAGTCGCTCCTTCCGTCGGTGCGGGAGTACACCGCCGGCTACGGGCTGACCAGGGCGCGGGGCCGCCTGCTCACCGAGCGGGCCCTCGTCATGCACCCCGGACCGATGAACCGCGGCGTCGAGATCGCCGCCGAGCTGGCCGCCCTGCCCAACTCCCTTGTCACTCGCCAGGTCGCCAATGGCGTCGCCGTCCGCATGGCGGTGCTGTTCCTGCTCCTGGGCTCGGGGGCGGACCTTGGGGCGTGA
- a CDS encoding Xaa-Pro peptidase family protein, producing MFDERWKRVTTDTAAMPAMDVAARLPRLRERLVDAGCDALVVTNLSNLGYLTGFTGSAGILLVTPGDAVLVTDGRYQTQSHEQLAAAAVDARIEIGGVAGQLEALASGARGLGRVGLEATDVTWSRQRRFGAEVFTEAELVPTEGVVEGFRRVKDPGELARMEAAADIADAALAEVRRLLPERVTEADLALELDFAMRRLGAAGSSFDTIVAAGPNGAKPHARPSPRPIDEGELVVIDFGAIVDGYCSDMTRTLWVGDLGSGVAGRMVEVVAASQAAGVQAVRAGASCAEVDEACRDVIAEAGWADAFLHSTGHGVGLDIHEAPWVASTSTDTLEASSVVTVEPGVYLPETGGVRIEDTVVVTPDGCRALTKAPKDLIAT from the coding sequence GTGTTCGACGAGAGGTGGAAGCGCGTGACGACCGATACCGCCGCCATGCCTGCGATGGACGTGGCCGCCCGCCTTCCCCGGCTGCGGGAGCGGCTCGTCGACGCCGGTTGCGACGCGCTGGTCGTCACGAACCTTTCCAACCTCGGGTACCTGACCGGCTTCACCGGCTCGGCCGGCATCCTCCTCGTCACGCCGGGAGACGCCGTCCTGGTCACCGACGGCCGGTACCAGACCCAGTCCCACGAGCAGCTGGCCGCCGCGGCAGTGGACGCCCGCATCGAGATCGGGGGGGTGGCGGGCCAGCTGGAGGCCCTCGCCTCCGGCGCTCGGGGGCTGGGGCGGGTGGGACTCGAGGCGACCGACGTCACCTGGTCCCGGCAGCGCCGGTTCGGCGCCGAGGTGTTCACCGAGGCCGAGCTGGTGCCGACCGAGGGCGTGGTGGAGGGCTTCCGCCGGGTGAAGGACCCCGGAGAGCTGGCCCGCATGGAGGCGGCGGCCGACATCGCCGACGCCGCCCTGGCGGAGGTGAGGCGCCTGCTGCCGGAGCGGGTGACCGAGGCCGACCTGGCGCTGGAGCTCGACTTCGCCATGCGCCGTCTCGGCGCTGCCGGCAGCTCCTTCGACACGATCGTGGCCGCCGGGCCCAACGGCGCCAAGCCGCACGCCCGGCCCTCGCCCCGGCCGATCGACGAGGGCGAGCTGGTGGTGATCGACTTCGGCGCCATCGTCGACGGCTACTGCTCGGACATGACGAGGACGCTGTGGGTGGGGGACCTCGGGTCAGGCGTCGCCGGCCGCATGGTCGAGGTCGTGGCCGCCAGCCAGGCCGCGGGGGTGCAGGCGGTGCGGGCGGGCGCGTCGTGCGCCGAGGTCGACGAGGCCTGTCGGGACGTGATCGCCGAGGCCGGTTGGGCCGATGCCTTCCTGCACTCGACCGGCCACGGCGTCGGGCTCGACATCCACGAGGCTCCGTGGGTCGCGTCGACGTCCACTGATACCCTCGAAGCGTCCTCGGTCGTCACCGTCGAGCCCGGCGTGTACCTGCCCGAGACGGGCGGGGTCCGCATCGAGGACACCGTCGTCGTCACCCCCGATGGGTGCCGAGCACTGACCAAGGCGCCCAAGGATCTCATCGCCACATGA